In the Calditrichota bacterium genome, one interval contains:
- a CDS encoding ABC transporter permease, with product MTLREILRLACGNLRRNPLRTALTTCGVTIGIGALVSMVSFGTGMQKNVGEALAKLDAFAAIRVLPRPAAMTGLWDAPARGESKALTDSVVSVIASLPGVEMAYPEVVVPVRLRVGGRERQTMAQVVPLTVGRYAPYNAMTWGRFFAADTAQEVACADHVLRRMGFLHPDSLVGASVELVAAGLDMRALVQLFSSSGLPKAEEVLVPKRAEARLVGVWQHEEFGPAGTATLVMPRGLKERLGAIGSLFDAIGGFQAGGGYPAVYVRAASVQMVEPLVETFEAMGYATFTVLNELKELKKGFLVFDALLGAVGTVALVVAALGIVNTMVMSVLERYKEIGIMKAVGATSAEVKLLFVAETATIGFMGGLGGLILGWAVTIVANAVANHFLLKQGGAAVDFFYIPWWLVAGGVGFALAVSVVAGLFPARRAARVDPVQALRYE from the coding sequence GTGCTCTGGTGTCCATGGTCTCCTTTGGCACCGGCATGCAGAAAAACGTCGGCGAAGCGCTCGCCAAACTCGACGCCTTCGCTGCCATCCGTGTGCTGCCGCGACCGGCGGCCATGACCGGCCTATGGGACGCCCCGGCAAGAGGGGAGAGCAAGGCCCTCACCGATAGCGTCGTGAGTGTCATCGCTTCGCTTCCAGGAGTAGAGATGGCCTATCCGGAAGTGGTCGTCCCGGTGCGGTTGCGGGTGGGCGGACGCGAGCGCCAGACAATGGCCCAGGTGGTGCCGCTCACCGTCGGGCGATACGCTCCGTACAACGCGATGACCTGGGGACGTTTCTTTGCCGCGGACACCGCTCAGGAAGTCGCGTGCGCCGACCATGTGCTGCGCCGCATGGGTTTCCTGCACCCGGACTCGCTGGTGGGCGCCAGCGTGGAACTCGTGGCAGCAGGCCTGGACATGCGCGCCTTGGTGCAGCTCTTCTCTTCGAGCGGCCTGCCCAAGGCAGAGGAAGTGCTGGTGCCGAAGCGGGCCGAAGCAAGACTGGTGGGCGTGTGGCAGCACGAGGAGTTTGGCCCCGCGGGCACGGCCACCTTAGTGATGCCGCGAGGACTGAAAGAGCGCCTCGGTGCCATTGGGTCCCTATTTGACGCCATAGGGGGATTCCAGGCTGGCGGGGGGTATCCTGCCGTTTACGTGCGCGCGGCCAGTGTGCAGATGGTCGAGCCGTTGGTGGAGACCTTCGAAGCCATGGGCTACGCCACGTTCACCGTGCTCAATGAGCTAAAAGAGCTGAAGAAGGGCTTTCTCGTCTTTGATGCGCTCCTTGGCGCGGTGGGCACGGTTGCCCTGGTGGTGGCAGCACTCGGCATCGTCAATACCATGGTCATGTCGGTCCTGGAACGCTACAAGGAAATCGGCATCATGAAGGCAGTAGGCGCCACTTCTGCGGAGGTGAAACTGCTGTTTGTGGCGGAAACTGCGACCATCGGGTTCATGGGGGGATTGGGCGGGCTCATCTTGGGGTGGGCGGTGACCATCGTGGCCAATGCCGTTGCGAATCACTTTCTCCTCAAGCAAGGTGGGGCGGCGGTTGACTTTTTCTACATCCCCTGGTGGTTAGTGGCCGGCGGGGTGGGATTTGCTTTGGCAGTGAGCGTGGTGGCTGGGCTTTTCCCTGCCCGACGAGCCGCGCGGGTCGACCCTGTGCAGGCCCTGCGCTACGAGTAA